A section of the Kribbella sp. HUAS MG21 genome encodes:
- a CDS encoding IclR family transcriptional regulator — translation MQENRGSVQSIDRAVAILRCFDAQTPELGISELARATGLSTSTVHRLLLAMQENGLVRQTSQRRYAIGPLVVQLAHSGGIPTGLRDAALPVLRALRDDTGETAAVHELLPSGQRVVLEQVESFHQLRRTYTEFGMPVALPLGAPGKALLAFLPFERQQEVLKGPLEQVQPATITDPEVLAEQFAEIRRRGYSMSRVERTPGICSVAAPVFGYSGQVAGCLSVSGPEMRMPVERMEESGMRVAAGAWSVSELLGATPAARDRSTALAGGR, via the coding sequence ATGCAGGAAAACCGCGGATCGGTGCAGTCGATCGACCGGGCGGTGGCGATCCTTCGGTGTTTCGACGCGCAGACGCCGGAGCTGGGGATCAGTGAGCTGGCGCGGGCCACCGGGCTGTCGACGAGCACCGTGCACCGGCTGTTGCTGGCCATGCAGGAGAACGGGCTGGTGCGGCAGACGAGCCAGCGGCGGTACGCGATCGGGCCGCTGGTCGTGCAGCTGGCGCACAGCGGTGGGATCCCGACCGGGCTGCGCGATGCCGCCTTGCCGGTGCTGCGGGCGCTGCGCGACGACACGGGCGAGACCGCGGCCGTGCACGAGCTGCTGCCGTCGGGGCAGCGCGTCGTGCTGGAGCAGGTGGAGAGCTTCCACCAGTTGCGCCGTACCTACACGGAGTTCGGGATGCCGGTCGCCTTGCCGCTCGGTGCGCCCGGGAAGGCGTTGCTGGCGTTCCTGCCGTTCGAGCGGCAGCAGGAGGTGCTGAAGGGCCCGCTGGAGCAGGTGCAGCCGGCAACCATCACCGATCCGGAGGTGCTCGCTGAGCAGTTCGCCGAGATCCGCCGGCGCGGGTACTCGATGTCGCGGGTCGAGCGGACGCCGGGGATCTGCAGCGTGGCGGCGCCGGTGTTCGGCTACTCCGGTCAGGTGGCCGGCTGTCTGAGTGTGTCCGGCCCCGAGATGCGGATGCCGGTGGAGCGGATGGAGGAGTCCGGGATGAGGGTCGCCGCGGGTGCCTGGTCGGTGTCGGAGTTGCTGGGCGCCACCCCGGCCGCACGGGACCGCAGTACGGCGCTGGCCGGCGGCCGGTGA
- a CDS encoding amino acid deaminase — protein MPAYDADAVAALADQQVSWQDKALPPAFWGRTVAEVLADRPRLSQLPTPLMTLSAPGLRHNVDTLATWCTRHGVELAPHGKTTMAPALWAMQLDSGSWAITLANAFQLGVARAYGVQRVLIANAVISPLQLRWIADELAADPSFEVTVWADSVRTVELMEEARAAHVGPDARPLDVMVEVGGIGGRTGARDLGTALDVGQAIVDASTLRLVGVAGYEGAIGHGVEEADLEEVRAYLRELATVHHQLRPLYDADVVPIVSAGGSQYFEQVAKVLASEAGEGARVVLRSGAYISHDDGLYRRVSPLGEHPRTDGEQLVPAMHGWMRITSQPEPGLAIFDAGRRDFPFDQDWPEPQLIRPRSEGAPILPAAGMKVSKLNDQHGFLHFDESVPVVIGDELRVGLSHPCTAFDKWGLIPVVDDPDAADPVVVDLVRTFF, from the coding sequence ATGCCTGCTTACGATGCCGACGCCGTCGCCGCTCTCGCCGATCAGCAGGTGAGCTGGCAGGACAAGGCGCTGCCGCCCGCGTTCTGGGGCCGGACCGTGGCCGAGGTGCTGGCCGACCGGCCGCGGCTCTCCCAGCTCCCGACGCCGTTGATGACGCTGTCCGCCCCGGGCCTGCGGCACAACGTCGACACCCTCGCCACCTGGTGCACGCGGCACGGCGTCGAGCTCGCGCCGCACGGCAAGACCACGATGGCGCCCGCGCTCTGGGCGATGCAGCTGGACTCCGGTTCCTGGGCGATCACACTGGCCAACGCGTTCCAGCTCGGCGTCGCCCGGGCGTACGGCGTCCAGCGGGTGCTGATCGCGAACGCCGTGATCTCCCCGCTGCAGCTGCGCTGGATCGCCGACGAACTCGCGGCCGATCCGTCGTTCGAGGTGACGGTGTGGGCGGACTCGGTGCGCACGGTCGAGCTGATGGAGGAGGCCAGGGCGGCGCACGTCGGTCCTGACGCCCGTCCGCTCGACGTGATGGTCGAGGTCGGCGGGATCGGCGGCCGGACCGGCGCCCGCGATCTCGGGACGGCGCTCGACGTCGGCCAGGCGATCGTCGACGCCTCGACGCTGCGGCTCGTCGGCGTGGCCGGGTACGAGGGTGCGATCGGGCACGGTGTGGAGGAGGCCGACCTCGAGGAGGTCCGCGCGTACCTGCGGGAGCTGGCGACGGTCCATCATCAGCTGCGGCCGCTGTACGACGCGGACGTCGTACCGATCGTCAGCGCGGGCGGGAGCCAGTACTTCGAGCAGGTCGCGAAGGTGCTCGCGTCCGAGGCCGGCGAGGGTGCCCGGGTCGTACTGCGTTCCGGCGCGTACATCTCGCACGACGACGGGCTGTACCGGCGGGTGTCGCCGCTCGGCGAGCATCCGCGGACGGACGGCGAGCAGCTGGTGCCGGCGATGCACGGCTGGATGCGGATCACGTCGCAGCCCGAGCCGGGGCTGGCGATCTTCGACGCCGGGCGCCGCGACTTCCCGTTCGACCAGGACTGGCCGGAGCCGCAGCTGATCCGGCCGCGCTCCGAGGGCGCACCGATCCTGCCGGCCGCGGGGATGAAGGTCAGCAAGCTCAACGACCAGCACGGGTTCCTGCACTTCGACGAATCCGTGCCGGTGGTGATCGGGGACGAACTGCGGGTCGGCCTGTCGCATCCCTGCACCGCCTTCGACAAGTGGGGCCTGATCCCGGTCGTCGACGACCCGGACGCGGCCGACCCGGTGGTCGTCGACCTGGTGCGGACGTTCTTCTGA
- a CDS encoding RidA family protein, translating into MSDKSAVSTTDAPPPMPVFSQGVRKGNILQVSGQGSVDPASGEFVFAGDVKGQTTRVLQNIEAILKAGGASIDDVVMLRVYLTQREDFAAMNEAYADFVSTRTPSGVLPSRTTVFTGLPLPDMLVEIDALAVLS; encoded by the coding sequence ATGTCCGACAAGAGCGCAGTCTCCACCACCGACGCGCCGCCGCCGATGCCGGTGTTCTCGCAGGGCGTCCGCAAAGGCAACATCCTGCAGGTGTCCGGACAGGGTTCGGTCGACCCGGCCAGCGGCGAGTTCGTGTTCGCCGGCGACGTGAAGGGCCAGACCACCCGGGTGCTGCAGAACATCGAGGCGATCCTGAAGGCCGGCGGAGCGAGCATCGACGACGTGGTGATGCTGCGCGTCTACCTCACCCAGCGCGAGGACTTCGCCGCGATGAACGAGGCCTACGCCGACTTCGTCTCCACCCGCACCCCCAGCGGCGTCCTCCCGTCCCGCACCACAGTGTTCACCGGTCTGCCGCTCCCGGACATGCTGGTCGAGATCGACGCCCTCGCCGTCCTCAGCTGA
- a CDS encoding IclR family transcriptional regulator gives MSQSLGRALQILTSLGEGERTLDQLAAELKVHKTTVLRLLRTMEAERFVRRDAAHRYRLGSRLFALADVAREQHVVREVAAPHLRELNQKTGQTVHLAAWENGEVIYVDKLDSVRSVRMYSQVGVPAALHCTAVGKVLLAAQPKRQREAVLGTLEYTAYTPNTITDADRLRAELETVEERGWAQDKAEHESFINCIGAPLKDSSGRVVGAVSLSVPDVLLNYDQVLELLPDLLATANAISADYN, from the coding sequence ATGAGCCAGAGCCTGGGCAGGGCGCTGCAGATCCTCACCAGCCTCGGTGAAGGCGAGCGGACGCTCGACCAGCTCGCAGCCGAGCTCAAGGTGCACAAGACGACAGTGCTGCGGCTGCTGCGCACGATGGAGGCAGAGCGGTTCGTACGGCGGGACGCCGCGCACAGGTACCGCCTGGGGTCGCGGCTGTTCGCGCTCGCGGATGTGGCGCGCGAGCAGCACGTCGTACGTGAGGTCGCTGCACCGCATCTGCGCGAGCTGAACCAGAAGACCGGGCAGACCGTGCACCTGGCGGCCTGGGAGAACGGCGAGGTCATCTACGTCGACAAGCTGGACAGTGTGCGCTCGGTGCGCATGTACTCGCAGGTCGGCGTGCCGGCGGCTCTGCACTGCACCGCGGTCGGCAAGGTGCTGCTGGCCGCGCAGCCGAAGCGGCAGCGGGAGGCGGTGCTGGGGACGCTGGAGTACACGGCGTACACACCGAACACGATCACCGACGCGGATCGCTTGCGGGCCGAGCTGGAGACCGTCGAAGAACGCGGCTGGGCGCAGGACAAGGCTGAGCACGAGTCGTTCATCAACTGCATCGGGGCGCCGCTGAAGGACAGCAGCGGCCGCGTCGTCGGGGCCGTGTCGTTGTCGGTGCCCGACGTACTGCTGAACTATGACCAGGTGCTCGAGTTGCTCCCCGACCTGCTCGCCACCGCGAACGCGATCAGTGCCGACTACAACTGA
- a CDS encoding MFS transporter, with translation MRGLWKIAPAVYLPALLYGIGQGAIAPVVALSATHLGASVAVAGLVVAAAGLGQVIGDIPAGALTHRIGERSAMLAATGLVSLALVACLVVPTVWGLAIAIGCTGVAGAVWGLARQAYLSEAVPIELRARALSTLGGVQRIGSFIGPFLGAGVMKFLGTDGAYWVHLVAAVLACALLLSLPDVTHTRAKGAVAAQSTWGVIRDHLPVLRTLGVGALLVGAVRASRQVVIPLWAQHIGLDPQTTSVIFGLSGAVDMLLFYPAGSVMDRLGRKWVAVPSMAVLGLAHLLLPLTHTTATLTAVALLMGIGNGLGAGVIMTLGADASPPVGRAQFLGAFRLFADTGNGAGPLLLAGATAVLGLGPAIVIMAGTGWAAATAMHRWIPAHRRPTEGPA, from the coding sequence ATGCGGGGTCTCTGGAAGATCGCGCCAGCTGTCTATCTGCCCGCTCTGCTCTACGGCATCGGGCAGGGCGCCATCGCGCCGGTGGTCGCGCTGTCGGCGACACACCTCGGTGCGTCGGTGGCTGTGGCCGGACTGGTCGTCGCCGCGGCCGGCCTGGGACAGGTCATCGGTGACATCCCGGCCGGCGCGCTGACGCACCGCATCGGTGAGCGCAGCGCCATGCTGGCCGCCACCGGTCTTGTCTCGCTGGCACTGGTGGCCTGCTTGGTGGTTCCAACGGTCTGGGGCCTGGCGATCGCCATCGGCTGCACTGGCGTCGCCGGTGCGGTGTGGGGCCTCGCTCGGCAGGCCTACCTGAGTGAAGCGGTTCCGATCGAGCTCAGAGCGCGTGCGCTGTCCACGCTGGGCGGCGTACAGCGCATCGGCTCCTTCATCGGCCCGTTCCTCGGCGCGGGCGTGATGAAGTTCCTCGGTACGGACGGCGCGTACTGGGTGCACCTGGTGGCCGCAGTACTGGCTTGCGCCCTCCTACTGAGCCTGCCGGACGTCACCCACACCCGTGCGAAGGGCGCCGTAGCCGCGCAGTCGACCTGGGGCGTCATCCGCGACCACCTCCCGGTACTGCGGACACTGGGCGTCGGAGCACTACTAGTAGGAGCAGTGCGCGCGTCCCGGCAGGTCGTGATCCCCCTGTGGGCGCAGCACATCGGGCTGGACCCGCAGACGACCAGTGTGATCTTCGGACTGTCCGGTGCCGTGGACATGCTGCTGTTCTATCCAGCCGGCTCAGTCATGGACAGGCTCGGCCGGAAGTGGGTCGCGGTACCGTCGATGGCAGTGCTGGGACTGGCGCATCTGCTGCTGCCGTTGACGCACACCACCGCCACCCTGACCGCGGTCGCGTTGCTGATGGGCATCGGGAACGGTCTGGGCGCCGGGGTGATCATGACGCTCGGCGCGGACGCCTCACCACCTGTCGGGCGAGCGCAGTTCCTAGGTGCGTTCCGGCTGTTCGCGGACACGGGCAATGGTGCCGGACCACTACTACTCGCTGGCGCCACGGCTGTCTTGGGACTGGGACCCGCGATCGTCATCATGGCCGGGACCGGCTGGGCCGCAGCCACCGCCATGCACCGCTGGATCCCGGCACACCGCCGACCCACTGAAGGACCGGCCTGA
- a CDS encoding sugar kinase, producing MPAPLPETAALCLGEAMIMLAGGPGPLADVETFRRSVGGAECNVAGGLAALGVPTGWISRLGDDGFGQHVLRDLEARGVEVGGVELDPLRPTALYVKESVDGRSRMHYYRSGSAAAAMEPGFLDRVDVRDRLAQARLVHTTGITAAISTSSSDMLERLATEPREFLLSVDLNWRPVLWRDRDPEPLWRLLKAADIVLVGADEAQVFAGTSDPDELYERLGAPVLVVKDDAHTATVLESGGRTEVPALSVDVVETVGAGDAFAAGFLAGTLQGLPMVQRLRLGHLNAAAVLTAPEDHAPPPAPEVRERLLNATDEEWAATKIGPA from the coding sequence ATGCCCGCACCACTTCCCGAGACGGCCGCGCTCTGCCTGGGGGAGGCGATGATCATGCTCGCGGGTGGTCCCGGCCCGCTGGCGGACGTCGAGACGTTCCGGCGCTCGGTCGGCGGCGCGGAGTGCAACGTGGCCGGCGGTCTGGCGGCGCTCGGCGTGCCGACCGGGTGGATCTCGCGGCTCGGCGACGACGGCTTCGGACAGCACGTACTGCGGGATCTCGAAGCGCGGGGCGTCGAGGTCGGGGGCGTGGAGCTGGACCCGCTGCGACCGACGGCGCTCTACGTGAAGGAGTCCGTGGACGGGCGCTCGCGGATGCACTACTACCGGTCCGGTTCCGCGGCAGCGGCCATGGAGCCCGGGTTCCTGGACCGGGTCGACGTACGCGACCGGCTGGCGCAGGCGCGGCTCGTGCACACGACGGGGATCACTGCGGCGATCTCCACGAGCAGCTCGGACATGCTGGAGCGGCTGGCGACAGAGCCGCGTGAGTTCCTGCTGAGCGTCGACCTGAACTGGCGGCCGGTGCTGTGGCGCGACCGGGACCCGGAGCCGTTGTGGCGGTTGCTGAAGGCGGCGGACATCGTGCTGGTCGGCGCGGACGAGGCGCAGGTCTTCGCGGGCACGAGTGATCCGGACGAGCTGTACGAGCGTCTGGGAGCACCTGTCCTGGTCGTAAAGGACGACGCGCACACTGCGACAGTGCTGGAGTCAGGTGGTCGCACAGAGGTCCCCGCGCTGTCGGTGGACGTTGTGGAGACCGTAGGCGCGGGCGACGCGTTCGCCGCGGGCTTCCTGGCCGGAACCTTGCAGGGGTTGCCAATGGTGCAGCGGCTACGGCTGGGACACCTGAACGCGGCTGCAGTGCTGACCGCTCCGGAGGACCACGCCCCGCCGCCGGCACCGGAGGTGCGTGAGCGCTTGCTCAACGCGACGGACGAGGAGTGGGCCGCCACGAAGATCGGTCCGGCATGA